AAAATCAGCCCGTTGTTGTTAGTGACCATTTGATTACCAGCCGTAATCCTAATGATTTACCCGCCTTCAATCAGGCGATTGTTTCCGCATTAACTGAATAACAAAAAAGCATCCAGCGACTCTGGATGCTTTTTTGTTATAGTATTAGCGCTTTTTCAAACAAACGCTAAGCCATAACGCCTATAGTTTGTAAAATCAGATAGACGTTCAAGATGATCAAGATAATTGCGATGATCCAAGCAATGTACTTGACCCAACTGCGATTTGCATAATCTCCCATCAGATCCTTGTTACTCGTGAAAATAACTAGTGGAATGATGGCAAATGGTAGCGCAACACTCAAGAATACCTGAGAGAACGTCAGTAGATTTTCAATTCGCGCTTCGTTGCCATGATAGTAGATCGCAAAAATCAATACTGGCAAAACTGAAAGCAAACGGGTCAACAAACGCTGCGCCCATAGTGGCATTTTTAAATGAATGAAGCCTTCCATAATGATCTGGCCGGATAAGGTCCCGGTAATCGTCGAACTTTGCCCCGATGATAGTAAGGCAATGGCGAACAAGCTACTTAGCAATGGACTCGCAATCGCGCCGACAATATTTTTATCATTTAAAGCATTAAATAAATCGACGAACCGACCTAAGTCGCTATTAGTCCCAAAGAACAATGCCGCCCCTAAGATCAACAGTAAACTGTTCACAACAAAGGCTAACGTTAGCTGAATATTAGAGTCAGCAACGGTAAAGCGAATCGCTTTGGCCAAACTCTTTTTATCAGTCCGATCGTACTTCCGCGTCTGTGAAATGGATGAGCCCAAATACAAGTTATGCGGCATAACCGTTGCACCGACAATACCTAATGACAAGTACAACATACCTTTGTTGGTCATGATATCAATATTAGGTACATAACCGGCAAAAATCTGCGGAATGTCTGGCCGTGCAAGAATTACTTCATAGGTGAAGACGATCAAAATGATCGCCACTAAACCGGCAACAATGGCTTCAATCTTGCGAAAGCCTAACTTCATCAATAATAATAGCAATAAAACGTCAAATGCAGTGATGATGATGCCGACGATCAGTGGAAACCCGAAAAGTAATTTCAGCGCGATCCCGGAACCAATGATCTCGGCCATATCGGTGGCCATGATTGCTAGCTCGGTGACGATCCACAGGAAGATCCCCATACCTTTACTCGTACGTTCCCGGGTCAACTGCGCTAAATCTTTCCCGGTGACGATCCCTAACCGCGCCGCCATAGCTTGTAGCAACATGGCAATCAAACTAGAGATCAAGATCACCGTTAGCAAGGTGTATTTATATTGTGCCCCACCGGCGATCGAGGTGATCCAGTTACCTGGATCCATGTATCCTACGGCAACCAGCGTCCCTGGCCCAGTGAAGGCTAACAGCGTCCGCCAATAACCGGCGTTCTCTGGCACCTCAACACTACCGTTTACTTCATCCAAACTCTTGTTATCACTATCAGTGGTATACAAGAAATGTTTCTTCTCCCGCGGCGATTTCTTCGTTGGTTGTTGACTCATTTCAAGCCCTCTCTTCCAGTTAATTTTTCAATGTAGTGCAGTAACATCAGGCAATAATTAAGGTGCCGCTGCTACTGGATAACTGAGTTAATTCCGAATTACAGTGTACCGCTTTACCGGTGGATGTCAAACGGATATTAAAATTTGATGCCGAATCAATGATGCTTTCATGAAAATGCCGTGATTATTTTCATTTGATCCCAGACCCATATCAAATTTAGCACATAATCAGTTGAATAGATAGTTTCGGACCTTATCATAAGTCCACTACACATTGTACACTAAAATATGTTAAAGTAAATAAAAAGTTTAGGCTAACTTAACTTTTTATATTTAAGCGTTAAATTAATCATCAAAGTAACGCGTAAATGCGATTATTAGACTAGATTTTTTGAATCACTTCGCGTACGCTGAGAACAAATAGTTTAACCCTAAAAGGAGTGATCTGATGCATAATTTAGCAATATTGGCGGTCATACTAGGCTTACTGGGTTTTATCGGCTTCATTTGGCAAGCCTTAAAATTACCCCGCGAGCAGCGCTCATTAAAAAGTGTCTTTAATATCTATGGTTCTTGGCTGATCAATCCGATCAGTTGGTTGTTTATCGTGTCATTAGTCCTGATTTTCTATGTTTATTGGAATCGTTAAAATAGTATGCATATAAAAAAGGCTCGATCCAACGCGGATCTGAGCCTTTTTAACCGCCTTTAACTTGAACGATACCGTAGAATAATTCTAGTAGGTCACGTAAATTCTTTGTGATCGATTTACCGTTTTCCCACTGATAATTTGGCGTTTCAGTTAAAGCATCATCAGGCAAAGCCTGACTAGTGATCACTAGATCAGCCGGATAAGTTAAGCCGTCAATAAACTTAAGCGCAAAGGGACTAAATGATTTCAAACAATTGATCACCCGATTATGAATTGACGGATCAACTGCTAGCCACAAACAAACCGTTAATTCTTGTACTTCGATGAATGGTGCTAAAATCAACGACAGATTCGTCGTTAACAACTGCACCTGCCGCGCTGGCAACAAAGGTAAACTCAGGCGGATCGCTTGCTTGATCTCGGCAGTCTGTTTACTCGCCGGTGGTGTCATCAATGACCAGATCACAACCGGCAGATCACAAGTGATCACATAGCTGACACAAGCATTCAAATAACTGCCTAACCCAGTGTAATAATGTGTTGACGAAGTTAAATTCAGATCGGCGATCAAGCGCTCGCTCAATCCTTCAATGGTATGCCAATTCGCAACTTTTGCTGGCGGCCAGAAATAAGGTGAATGGCGCAGAATTTCATTTAGCCAAGTCAATTCACGAACCAATTCCGACTCAGAAAAGTTCATTTCTGTGGCTAAATTACTTAAAACAGTCGTTTGTGTGATTTCAATTAATTGAACGTAACCAATTTTGTCAATCATAAAGCCATTTAAAATACGCCCTAAGGTGACTTGAATATAGGCCAACTGCATCGCCTGCCGGGGTGATTGCGCCGTGGCCGGTAAATTAAAATATTTACTAGCACTCGGCAGCCATTGCTTGATCTCTGGCATCAGCTCAGACACGTCTTCAGCGACATCAGAAAAAAGATACCAGTAGAAAAGCCTGATCTGCCGCTCATCCCCACGTAAACGAACATGACTGAGATCAAGGCGAATATCGCGCTGCGCCAAAAAAGTCTTCAAGTTTTTCAGACGCCGCTGCAAGGTGGATCGACTAATCGATAAGTCACTTAAGATCTGATCTAATGAAGTCACATCTGCCTGATAGGTCGCATAGATAATCTGATAAGGCACTGATTGTTTGATCAATAATTGTCTATACGCACTCGCGCTCATTGAATAGCGCTGATCAGGTGGTGCATCAGTCGTCAGATCAGTAGGTAACGATCGAAAAGTACGATAAAACTCAACATAGCTCATACCATCTTGTTCCGCCAATGCGGCCAGATTTAAATCTCCAGCAATATTAGTTGCACGAAACACCTTAAGCTCGCGTTGTTTTTGTGGCGTTAAGAATACGTTATCCAGCATCAGTCAGTAATCACTCCTTTTTAATTAAATACGGATCAAGTTGGTAGCCAATATTGACATTAGAAAAAATAATCTGTTCTATTAGCCGACGTTAATCACTTGTCTACAAGTATACATTACTCTACTGAATTTTCACCTCATGATTGACCCAAAAAATGTACTTTAGTGATAAAAATGCAGAAAAACAGGTGGATTTTCCCAATGTTAACGAGGTTTATACGTACCAATATCAAATATACATTATTTTTAAAAAAAATACAAAAAACCATTAAATCAGCCCATAACTGATTTAATGGTTTAATTGTTTATGTGGTGTTGTTTTGACTCGCGCTTTCTTTTGTTTACCATAATGAATCAATAAAGTGATCCCAATTGCGGCAATCAAAATAGCGACAAACCAACTAGCTGGGATCTCAATATTAATTTGCGGAATGGCTAGGAATAATTTTACCGCAATGATGGCAATTAAATAATAAGCCATCGATTCCAATTCAGGAATATACCGCATCACTTTCAGAATCAACTGAGCAACCCCACGCATGACTAAAATACCGATCAAACCGCCGATCAACACGATAATCGGTTTACTTGAAACTGCCAATGCTGCTAGAATTGAATCAACTGAAAAAATGGCGTCCATAAAAACGATCTGTATAACTGCTTGCCATAATTTGCTACTACCACCCGTTTTTTGCTGCTGATTGTGCCGCTGGTAAAAAAAGTGTACTGACAAATATAACAGATAAATTGCCCCGACAACTTTGATCCACCAAACTTTGATCAGAAAAGTGCCCAGCCCGATCATCAAGAAGCGCATAACATATGAACCCCATAGCCCATAAATCAACGCTTTTTCCTTTTGCCGCAGCGTCGGTAACTTTTGCGTTTGTGCCGCTAAAACAACTGCATTATCCACCGACAATAAACACTCGATCATGATCAATGAAAAAATAATCGCCCAATCAGCCCCTGAGGTCACGACATTTTCCCAAGCGTGCAGGCTAAAAAACGGCCCGTACAGCTCGACTAACCAGTGTAACATGTAGACCCTCCCTTTGCTTCTGTTCTATAGTGTAGCATAGTTTTTCAGAAAACAAAGGTGCCAGTATGAAAACTTAACTAAAAGGCCATTTAGTGTCCATGCCTAAAGTTTAGCAAACACTGGATAAACCGCCATATCAAGCAAATGCTTATCAAAAGCATTGCGCGCCTCTTCAGCAGTATTTAGCTGACCAGTGAAAATTGGTCGTTCAGTATCCAAGGCAAAAATACGGAACAAATATTCATGGTAGCCAGTATTCTGCACTGGGGCCACACCGCGGAAACGATGCATCGTTTTTTGTTGCTGCGGTGCATCTGCTGCGATCCGCTTTATGTCCGGTACTAATGGCATAACGGTCCAGTAGCTATAACCAGCATTTAATGGATGTTCGTCAGTAAAGAACAAAGCCATTGATTTGGTACCTGCCGGGATACCATCCCATTCCAACGTTGGTAATTGTGCCTGCCCACCAATGTCCTTCGCCATAAACTGTTTGGGCAACACACTAAAAGGTGCAAACTCACGCGCAGCGATCTGGAAAGTTTCGTTCTCCAAACCTTCAAACACCAACAGACGATTTTCATCAAACCACTCATAAATATGTTGGGTCACCACCGCTACAAAAAAGGTAGTTACGTAGATTTCCTGATTAGTCCCAAACGGCGCCGCGTCCAAATGGTAGGTCACCCCATTCAACCGTAATGTCTGTGTTCCAATGGTAAAATCAAACAAATTACCTTTGTAAGTGCCATTAACATTAAAGCCTTGCATCTGAATCGGCTGTTTAATTTCTTTGAATAACGTTTTTAGTGGTACATAAATTTGTGAATTCGACATGATGCCCGTTGCCGATATTTCTAGATCGTCGATCACGATTTTTACCGGTAAATTCCACTGATAGTAGCTCCGTAGTCGTGCTTCAATTGCTTCAGCCATGTTGGTCATCCTATTCTACTTATTTTGATCCGAATTTCCGGACTAGTTTTATTATAAGCGAAAGCGCTGAAGCTTGACTACCACTGCGCGTGAATTTAAGGATTTTGTGAGAAAATAATATCGTCAAAATTTAGAAACTCAATTAATCCAGACAAGCTCACCTTTAAGCCCCATTTAAGCTCACCCCATTATGCTTGCTAATATCAATTAAAGGGAGCTGATCAATCATGAAAAAACACGTTATCTTAGGTGCTATTATCGGATTAAGTTTGTTGGGCAGCATGCCACACTCACCAGTCCAAGCGGCGGTGGTCACAACTAGCAGCGCGCCAATGATCACAACGACCCAATTAACCACAACGCCGATGATACCAAAAGCTAATCCGTATGCCGGCTTAACGACCACCAATGAGGCCATCGTTTACACCACCCAAAGTAGCGTCACGATCGAAACCAGCGGCCGCACCAAGGTCATTTAAAAGAAGGCCTTGCTGACCACGATCACGAACACTAGTAAAATACACGACGCACTGCCGGCAGCTAAAAAGGCTTTGCCGCCGCGTTGGCCGATCACACGGAAATTAACGCTCATCCCTAGCGCCGCCATCGCCATGCCTAAAAAGAGGTAGGCCAACTTAACTAAAGCGGCCAGTGTTGCCGCGCCTAAAGGCAAAAAGGTACCGCAAATACTAGCTAAAATGAAGCCGCCCATGAACCACGGAATCGGTAATTTATGCGCGCCAGCCGCCGTGTTTAACTGATTTTTGCGTTGGTACCAGATGCCAATGATCAAAGCCGCTGGCGCCAGCAGTAGTACCCGCGATAATTTGGTGATGATCGCTGTATCGAGGCTGACTGGCCCGCCAGCGCTACCGGCAGCGACTGCATGAGCAATCTCGTGTAGCGAACCACCCGTCATAATACCAAACTGTTGTGGCGTCATGTGTAATAGCGGCTTTAGTCCTAACTCGATCAGTGTAAAAACGGTCCCCAAAATAGCGACGATCGCCACTGCCAACACTTCATCCTCACGCTTTTGCTCTGCTTGCGCCGACGTAGCAGGTAATTGAGGTGAGATGCCCATCACCGCCGCAGCACCGCAGATACCCGTACCACTGGCGGCTAAAATTGCTAATCGCTGCGACACTCCTAATTTACGTGCTAATTTATAAGTTAATGTGATCGTGCCGCTGACCACAAAAATCGCCAACAAAATCGTCTTTACCCCCGCTTGCGCCAAATCGATCAAATTCAATTTGAAGCCCAGCAAAATAATTCCTAACCGCAAAAATTTATTGGAAATAAAGCCGATCCCCGCCTGAGCCTGCTGCACTACCGGCTGAAAAACTTGCAATATCATCCCTAAAACCAGGGCTAAAACCAACGCACCAATTACTTGTAAATACGGGAAGCCCGCTAAAAAGCTCCCCAACAGTGAACAAAATAACGTTAACGCCACCGCCAAATAAAATCGACCTGATTTTAATAAAACTAACATGATCAAACGCTCCTTCCATAATTATTTAAGCTTAGCAGTTAATTTCTATAAGAAAAAATTAGTAATTATTGTATGCTAATAAATTTAGCTTATAATCAGAAAGGGAGGTGCGTTATGTTAGATCGAAAAATGTATACTTTTGCACGCTTGGCTCAGACAGGCTCCTACACGGCCACGGCACAGCAGCTTTTTGTGACCCAGCCAGCAGTGACTCAACAGATCAAAGCACTCGAAAATGAACTAGGACTAGTGTTAGTCAGCTATGAGCATGCCCAATTAACGATCACACCAGCCGGCCAGCAGTTAGCCGACTACATCAATAAAATCGACCACGAAAGCCAAAAACTATTAACGCAACTACAAACGCCAGCACAACCAATAATCAAACTCGGCTGCACCCGTTCATTAAGTGCTTTTCTACTGACTAGTGTTTTACAACAATTACAGGACCAAGGGCAACAGATCCGCTGCCAAATTGCCAATACCGATACCATTTTAAAGGCTTTGACCGCCGGCACGATCGATTTTGGCTTAGTGGAAGGTAATTTTGATAAAAATAAATTTGCTTCTATCCGACTACGCCGTGAACCCTTTATCGGCGTGACTTTTGCGAATAATCCATTGCTTAAACAAAAACAGCCACTTAACCTAAATGAGTTATTAACACAAACCCTGCTAGTGCGCGAACCCGGTTCTGGCACACGGGAAATTTTTGCAAACTGGCTTACCATGCAAAACGCGCAGATCACGGATTTCAAACAAGTGATCGAGATCGCCACGCCAACGCCGATCATCCAATTATTGACTGCTGGCTGCGGAATTAGTTTCATGTATCAATCACTGGTCACCACTGAATTAGCCCATGGTCAACTGGTCAAATTATCCGTGCGCGGTTTTGAATTACAGCACGAGATCAACCTAGTTTATCCAAAAGATAGCTATTTTGCAGCACAGTACCAGGCAATTGCAGCGCAAGTGATACAATAACGGCCAAAATTAAAAAACGACCCGTTAGTGACAATACTCAAGCCACTAACGGGTCGCAAAATAAGACTATTTTTATTTGAACTGGAAGCAGCAACTAAAAGGTTGCGTTTAGTCGCTTTAATTAACACCATCCGTCCATGAATACGTGATCGTCGCGTTATAATCACCAGGTTGAATGCTGGTGCCAGCTAACTGAAGTTGGATGTTTTTAAAAGTATACGCCATCGTTGTTTGTTTACTAGGGTCCGTCTGAAAACTACTTAAGTAAGATGCAAATTGAGGCAATGTAGACCGTAGCCAGATAAACATGAGCGAGCTTATCATAACGCGTTGCAATCCTACGAAAGTTCTTCAACTGATTGAAGAAGTTCTCAATCAAATGGCGCTCACAATAAACGTGGTAATCACAGGTCCACTTGTCTTTGGTATTTTCCTTTGGCGGAATGGTATAGACGCCTGCTTTATCTTCAATATACTGGCGAAGTTTCGCGGTGCCATAGGCTTTATCCGCGATAATATTTGATTGAGAAATATCGAAGCCTTCCAGCTACTCACTGGCAACTTGGCTATCATGTACTTGACCACCTGTTAGGCGAAAACCCAAGGGATTCCCTAATCCGTCAACGAGTGCGTGAATCTTGGTCGTTCGGCCACCTCGACTTAGTCCAATAGCTTGATTTTCGACCATACATTCGGCGTTTTTTTTGCCCCAGTGGCCTTTTGATGCGCTCGAACGATCGTTGAATCTAAGCTCAAGTTTTCCATGTCGGGATCGTCAATCAATTCGAGAAAAACCTGTTCGAACAAACCTGAACTTACCCAGGCTCGGAAGCGACTATACACCGTTTTCCAAGAGCCATAGCGTTCAGGTAGATCACGCCAAGGAGCCCCGCTGCGCATGAGCCAGAGGATAGCGTTGAGGGCGGTACGGTTGTCTAGGCTTGATGGACGGCCAGTCCGGTATGGCGGGAAGTATCCTTTGATTCGGTCCCACTGAGCATCTTCCAGTTCATATCGTTTAGGTGTTGTCATCGGAATGCCTCGATTCGTTTTTCCTCAGATTATACCTGAATTTTTAGTTTTCAGACAGTCCCTAGTTTATCGTTGCATTGTGTACTCACTTATTCTCTTGAATTTGCTGGTTCGCTATCGTTTAACCATCAATTAATATAATCCGCCGATTAATATTAATTTCCTCCTTAATAAGGCGGTACTGTCAAACGTACCCGATTTTGTCTAGTTTTAATTATTGTTTCTAATGGTTTTGTATTATCTAAGTGAAATTAAAAAACACCCGGACCAATTCTTCTGTTATCCTTGGTGTGCAACCAACAAGAATTCCAAGAAAGAAGGAGATCCGAGTGCTTACACCATTATTAACTTATTTAGTCCAAATAATCAAGTTCCAACGTGCATTGATCATCTTTTTGTTGGCCCAGCTGATTGATATTTTTGACCATTCGCGCTTGCCCAGCACCGATAAACCAACCTATAAACGCTTTAATCAATTTCAAGTTGACGATAAATTACCAATTTTAGCAGCCGATATTGGTCCAGAATCACTTAATTATGAGCAACTGATCATTGACTACATGACCAAAACCGGCAAAGATCTAAAACCAATTCGGCGCCGACAAGGCACCGTGATCACGTTCCAGAACCAACGTTGCCCACGCTGTAATGCCCCAAGCGACTATCTATACGCTAATAACGGTAAAGGTAATCAGCTTAAGTGTAAGATCTGCGCTTTTAGCTTCCAAAATGGTGATGCGCAGAAGAAGAAAGCGGTGGTACTTCGTTGCCCATACTGCCAACATCGATTGGAAGCTCATCACCACCGTAGTAACTTCGATGTGTTACGTTGTCCTAATGACCAATGTTCATTTCGTTTAAAACAAATCAAGCAGTTATCCGTAGCTGAAGCCAAACAATTCAAGGAACAGCCATCTAGCTTCAAAGTACGCTACACTTTCCGTAACTTTAAATTCGATCTCAAAGGCTTAGCGGCTAGTTCGCCAGTTCAAGCCAAGGTCGATTTGAGTAAGATCCAAGCCAGCCCTGAGGTTTTAGGGCTTGTCCTGACCTATCACATTAACTATGGCCTGTCGGCCCGTCGTACCGCAGCCATCATGTACGACGTTCACGGCGTTAAGATCTCCCACCAAACCATTCACAACTACGAAGAGGCGGTAGCGACCGTTATTCGACCATTCTGGGCTAACTATCCTTACGAACTTTCCAACCAATTAGTTGGTGATGAGACTTACGTCAAGGTCAAAGGTAAGTGGAACTATATCTTTTACTTTTACGACGCGGTTAAAAAGCTAATTCTAGCCGACTATATAACGCCCAACCGCACAACTGAATCAGCGGTCGTTGCCATCAATCAAGTCCTACAGAAGATGTCCGAACGTCCAGCCGACCTACAGTTCGTAGTCGACGCCAATCCCATTTATCAAGTAGCACAACTTTATTTTGCTCAACAAGGGATCAATTTTAAAATCAAGCAAGTAGTAGGGTTGACCAACAAAGATCCAATCAGTAAAGAGTATCGTTTCTTGAAACAAACAATTGAGCGTTTAAACCGTAGTTTTAAGGGCAATTATCGGTCGGCCACTGGTTTTAACTCACCAACCGGTTCAGCCAGTTATACCGCCT
This is a stretch of genomic DNA from Loigolactobacillus coryniformis subsp. coryniformis KCTC 3167 = DSM 20001. It encodes these proteins:
- a CDS encoding stalk domain-containing protein, whose amino-acid sequence is MAEAIEARLRSYYQWNLPVKIVIDDLEISATGIMSNSQIYVPLKTLFKEIKQPIQMQGFNVNGTYKGNLFDFTIGTQTLRLNGVTYHLDAAPFGTNQEIYVTTFFVAVVTQHIYEWFDENRLLVFEGLENETFQIAAREFAPFSVLPKQFMAKDIGGQAQLPTLEWDGIPAGTKSMALFFTDEHPLNAGYSYWTVMPLVPDIKRIAADAPQQQKTMHRFRGVAPVQNTGYHEYLFRIFALDTERPIFTGQLNTAEEARNAFDKHLLDMAVYPVFAKL
- a CDS encoding DDE-type integrase/transposase/recombinase — protein: MLTPLLTYLVQIIKFQRALIIFLLAQLIDIFDHSRLPSTDKPTYKRFNQFQVDDKLPILAADIGPESLNYEQLIIDYMTKTGKDLKPIRRRQGTVITFQNQRCPRCNAPSDYLYANNGKGNQLKCKICAFSFQNGDAQKKKAVVLRCPYCQHRLEAHHHRSNFDVLRCPNDQCSFRLKQIKQLSVAEAKQFKEQPSSFKVRYTFRNFKFDLKGLAASSPVQAKVDLSKIQASPEVLGLVLTYHINYGLSARRTAAIMYDVHGVKISHQTIHNYEEAVATVIRPFWANYPYELSNQLVGDETYVKVKGKWNYIFYFYDAVKKLILADYITPNRTTESAVVAINQVLQKMSERPADLQFVVDANPIYQVAQLYFAQQGINFKIKQVVGLTNKDPISKEYRFLKQTIERLNRSFKGNYRSATGFNSPTGSASYTALYSAAYNFLRPHEALDYKVPVHLPELDNKPRMYDKWLALIDLAQSQLPTA
- a CDS encoding TerC family protein; protein product: MLHWLVELYGPFFSLHAWENVVTSGADWAIIFSLIMIECLLSVDNAVVLAAQTQKLPTLRQKEKALIYGLWGSYVMRFLMIGLGTFLIKVWWIKVVGAIYLLYLSVHFFYQRHNQQQKTGGSSKLWQAVIQIVFMDAIFSVDSILAALAVSSKPIIVLIGGLIGILVMRGVAQLILKVMRYIPELESMAYYLIAIIAVKLFLAIPQINIEIPASWFVAILIAAIGITLLIHYGKQKKARVKTTPHKQLNH
- a CDS encoding Nramp family divalent metal transporter, giving the protein MSQQPTKKSPREKKHFLYTTDSDNKSLDEVNGSVEVPENAGYWRTLLAFTGPGTLVAVGYMDPGNWITSIAGGAQYKYTLLTVILISSLIAMLLQAMAARLGIVTGKDLAQLTRERTSKGMGIFLWIVTELAIMATDMAEIIGSGIALKLLFGFPLIVGIIITAFDVLLLLLLMKLGFRKIEAIVAGLVAIILIVFTYEVILARPDIPQIFAGYVPNIDIMTNKGMLYLSLGIVGATVMPHNLYLGSSISQTRKYDRTDKKSLAKAIRFTVADSNIQLTLAFVVNSLLLILGAALFFGTNSDLGRFVDLFNALNDKNIVGAIASPLLSSLFAIALLSSGQSSTITGTLSGQIIMEGFIHLKMPLWAQRLLTRLLSVLPVLIFAIYYHGNEARIENLLTFSQVFLSVALPFAIIPLVIFTSNKDLMGDYANRSWVKYIAWIIAIILIILNVYLILQTIGVMA
- a CDS encoding YeiH family protein, which codes for MLVLLKSGRFYLAVALTLFCSLLGSFLAGFPYLQVIGALVLALVLGMILQVFQPVVQQAQAGIGFISNKFLRLGIILLGFKLNLIDLAQAGVKTILLAIFVVSGTITLTYKLARKLGVSQRLAILAASGTGICGAAAVMGISPQLPATSAQAEQKREDEVLAVAIVAILGTVFTLIELGLKPLLHMTPQQFGIMTGGSLHEIAHAVAAGSAGGPVSLDTAIITKLSRVLLLAPAALIIGIWYQRKNQLNTAAGAHKLPIPWFMGGFILASICGTFLPLGAATLAALVKLAYLFLGMAMAALGMSVNFRVIGQRGGKAFLAAGSASCILLVFVIVVSKAFF
- a CDS encoding LysR family transcriptional regulator; translated protein: MLDRKMYTFARLAQTGSYTATAQQLFVTQPAVTQQIKALENELGLVLVSYEHAQLTITPAGQQLADYINKIDHESQKLLTQLQTPAQPIIKLGCTRSLSAFLLTSVLQQLQDQGQQIRCQIANTDTILKALTAGTIDFGLVEGNFDKNKFASIRLRREPFIGVTFANNPLLKQKQPLNLNELLTQTLLVREPGSGTREIFANWLTMQNAQITDFKQVIEIATPTPIIQLLTAGCGISFMYQSLVTTELAHGQLVKLSVRGFELQHEINLVYPKDSYFAAQYQAIAAQVIQ
- a CDS encoding helix-turn-helix domain-containing protein — encoded protein: MLDNVFLTPQKQRELKVFRATNIAGDLNLAALAEQDGMSYVEFYRTFRSLPTDLTTDAPPDQRYSMSASAYRQLLIKQSVPYQIIYATYQADVTSLDQILSDLSISRSTLQRRLKNLKTFLAQRDIRLDLSHVRLRGDERQIRLFYWYLFSDVAEDVSELMPEIKQWLPSASKYFNLPATAQSPRQAMQLAYIQVTLGRILNGFMIDKIGYVQLIEITQTTVLSNLATEMNFSESELVRELTWLNEILRHSPYFWPPAKVANWHTIEGLSERLIADLNLTSSTHYYTGLGSYLNACVSYVITCDLPVVIWSLMTPPASKQTAEIKQAIRLSLPLLPARQVQLLTTNLSLILAPFIEVQELTVCLWLAVDPSIHNRVINCLKSFSPFALKFIDGLTYPADLVITSQALPDDALTETPNYQWENGKSITKNLRDLLELFYGIVQVKGG